The Pseudomonas alkylphenolica genomic sequence TTTCATCCTGGTGAACAAGTTCTCCTACGGCATTCGCCTGCCGGTGATCGACAAAAAGGTCATCGAAGTCGGTGATCCGCAGCGCGGCGACGTGATGGTGTTTCGCTATCCAAGCGACCCGAACGTCAACTACATCAAGCGTGTAGTTGGCTTGCCGGGCGACCAGATCGCCTACACCAGCGACAAGAAGCTGTTCGTCAACGGCAAGCCGATTGCCGAGCAACTGGTGGGTACCGAACCGGGTACCTTGGGCAGCGCTGAGCTGTACAAGGAAAAACTGGGCGAGGCCGAACACCTGATTCGCAAGGAAATGAGCCGTTATCGCATGCCGCCTGACCAGCAATGGACAGTCCCGGCCGGCCATTACTTCATGATGGGCGACAACCGCGACAACTCCAACGACAGCCGTTACTGGGATGATCCCGCTATTCCCAAGGCGCTGCACGGCATGGTCCCGGACCAGAACATCGTCGGCAAGGCCTTCGCGGTCTGGATGAGCTGGCCAGAGCCCAAGCTCAGCCACTTCCCGAACCTGTCGCGGGTCGGTCTGATCCAGTAACACCACAACGGCGCTGTCCTGGGACAGCGCCGAATGCATTTC encodes the following:
- the lepB gene encoding signal peptidase I, with protein sequence MSLNFPLLLVIAVAVCGLLALVDLLFLAPRRRAAIANYQGSVSQPEMAVVEQLNKEPLLVEYGKSFFPVLFIVLVLRSFLVEPFQIPSGSMKPTLEVGDFILVNKFSYGIRLPVIDKKVIEVGDPQRGDVMVFRYPSDPNVNYIKRVVGLPGDQIAYTSDKKLFVNGKPIAEQLVGTEPGTLGSAELYKEKLGEAEHLIRKEMSRYRMPPDQQWTVPAGHYFMMGDNRDNSNDSRYWDDPAIPKALHGMVPDQNIVGKAFAVWMSWPEPKLSHFPNLSRVGLIQ